A stretch of Phaeodactylum tricornutum CCAP 1055/1 chromosome 26, whole genome shotgun sequence DNA encodes these proteins:
- a CDS encoding predicted protein (unknown function; contains Calcium-binding EF-hand; unknownn protein), with product MKNTSYSVPHVLVQEFGGASVQDPERVRPLPDPPSLHERINPQWTPQASASITAPEPGRVSPFQGSGARRRTGSLDKKAIKRLCWLCIAWIGTVRSQSWTTPSWYDESSCLTAFRGTADTSGEGLVDYIEYYDVFLPSISPYAACPPVWNFGVPAPRVYRNSFLSLACTCRNYAAIVTGSSDCCAFPTWFTDESYPDEYAKQICRATAVLLEQECGNGGSTGGPTPAPSTRITSTPPSFVPSTSTPTMPRSPVTPLATLSPSPTVSPIVLPTSFQSPTPRPGFNQASNPPTRTGAAVVGGEANSGRDNAETTAVAVPLTLGTVGMVLVGLFLFRRHRHRRDDTVMADTSKDIDPTGDETGDPEVVVLSHSQAMKDLLTTLEDDNERLWYHSHTCKPEAAAVFVSGTKSKSRQNRKLGEERTQ from the coding sequence atgaagaaCACAAGCTATTCCGTACCTCACGTCCTAGTCCAGGAGTTCGGAGGAGCTTCGGTACAGGACCCCGAACGAGTCCGTCCGCTTCCGGACCCACCAAGTCTCCACGAACGTATCAACCCCCAATGGACTCCACAAGCCTCCGCGTCCATCACAGCCCCCGAGCCCGGTCGAGTCTCTCCATTCCAAGGATCGGGAGCTAGGCGCCGGACGGGATCGTTGGACAAGAAGGCTATCAAACGCCTATGCTGGCTCTGTATCGCGTGGATCGGGACGGTACGGTCCCAAAGCTGGACCACACCGTCCTGGTACGACGAATCGTCCTGCCTCACGGCGTTCCGAGGCACGGCGGACACGAGCGGCGAGGGTCTCGTGGACTACATCGAGTACTACGACGTCTTTTTACCGAGTATCTCGCCCTACGCCGCGTGTCCTCCCGTCTGGAACTTTGGCGTCCCCGCGCCCCGCGTCTACCGGAATTCCTTCTTATCTCTCGCCTGCACCTGCCGAAACTATGCCGCAATCGTGACGGGCTCCTCCGACTGCTGTGCGTTTCCCACATGGTTCACGGACGAATCCTACCCCGACGAGTACGCCAAGCAGATCTGTCGTGCTACGGCGGTTCTTTTGGAACAAGAATGCGGCAATGGCGGGTCTACTGGAGGTCCTACTCCTGCTCCGTCCACGCGTATCACGTCCACTCCTCCAAGTTTTGTCCCGTCCACCAGCACCCCCACGATGCCCCGCTCTCCGGTGACTCCCTTGGCTACCCTGTCCCCTTCGCCGACCGTTTCTCCCATCGTGTTGCCTACATCATTCCAATCACCCACGCCACGGCCAGGATTCAACCAGGCGTCCAATCCCCCGACACGGACCGGAGCCGCCGTTGTGGGGGGAGAGGCCAATAGTGGACGTGACAATGCCGAGACCACCGCCGTGGCGGTTCCGCTCACACTCGGTACCGTCGGGATGGTTCTCGTCGGACTCTTTCTGTTCCGTCGTCACCGACACCGACGCGACGACACCGTAATGGCCGATACGTCCAAAGATATAGATCCGACCGGAGACGAAACGGGAGATCCCGAAGTTGTGGTACTCTCGCATTCCCAAGCCATGAAAGATTTGCTCACTAccttggaagacgacaacgaacgACTTTGGTACCACTCACACACGTGTAAGCCTGAGGCCGCTGCCGTCTTCGTTTCCGGTACCAAGAGCAAGAGTCGCCAGAACCGCAAGCTCGGGGAAGAAAGAACACAGTAA
- a CDS encoding predicted protein, which translates to MATIYVLGGSTVAGIASLALLPPNIGATLCYVFALLPILFLSVGSSAPGYIANAISSVRGDVDDGVTPQERICRHEAAHFCCGYWCGLPIKGYSVENGIAKVEFGVNTQQLTATEVAALSVTALSGLVAEAQTFGKAVGAESDLLTLEMVFRQSADFIGAAAQQDLTRWGALNAALLLKEHNAKYEQVVQAFASQQSVEDCVAILES; encoded by the coding sequence ATGGCCACAATATACGTGCTGGGAGGTTCAACAGTGGCAGGCATAGCGAGTCTGGCCCTGCTGCCTCCAAATATTGGTGCGACACTGTGCTACGTATTTGCTTTGCTGCCTATTCTCTTTTTGAGCGTAGGCAGTTCGGCACCGGGGTATATTGCCAACGCCATTTCCTCGGTCCGGGGGGATGTCGATGACGGTGTCACACCACAGGAGCGTATTTGTCGTCACGAAGCCGCACATTTTTGCTGCGGGTATTGGTGCGGACTGCCAATAAAGGGATACTCCGTAGAAAATGGTATTGCCAAGGTCGAGTTTGGGGTCAATACCCAGCAGTTGACTGCAACCGAAGTCGCGGCACTATCCGTGACAGCCTTGTCCGGGTTGGTGGCTGAAGCTCAGACCTTTGGCAAGGCGGTGGGGGCCGAAAGCGATTTGCTCACTTTAGAAATGGTCTTTAGGCAGTCTGCCGACTTTATTGGGGCTGCAGCCCAGCAAGATCTGACACGGTGGGGAGCCCTGAATGCGGCTTTGCTTCTGAAAGAACACAATGCGAAATACGAACAGGTGGTACAGGCATTTGCTTCGCAGCAATCCGTGGAAGATTGTGTTGCCATTCTAGAATCCTAG
- a CDS encoding predicted protein, with product MASRSLQILARRSSVHSLVTRSFHGTALQKGGMSPPLPPFARSPVPTSSLTENTDAVWDDGVAPELALDFDAPHISTKEAIWTLLGTLSVFVVFYQGLKLTIHDENPALPHHTDLVIPDYSEVHQKK from the exons ATGGCTTCGCGATCACTGCAAATCTTGGCTCGTCGGTCCTCTGTACATTCCCTAGTGACCCGATCCTTCCACGGAACGGCCTTGCAAAAAGGCGGCATGAGTCCACCGCTGCCGCCCTTTGCCCGCAGCCCCGTCCCGACGTCATCG CTCACGGAAAACACGGACGCTGTCTGGGACGATGGGGTGGCTCCTGAACTGGCTCTAGATTTTGACGCTCCCCACATTAGTACAAAGGAGGCGATTTGGACCTTGCTGGGAACCCTGTCGGTTTTTGTGGTGTTCTATCAAGGCCTGAAATTGACAATCCATGATGAAAATCCGGCATTACCTCACCACACCGACTTGGTGATACCAGACTATAGCGAGGTTCACCAAAAGAAGTAA
- a CDS encoding predicted protein: EFIPLRLLRKDILSHDTRRFTFALPNPKAVLGLPTGQHVVLKCTHPDTGKPVQRSYTPVTDNRVLGEMALVIKVYRPNDVFPQGGTMSQHVDDLRIGDAVLVKGPKGHLNFYDPTVAAFTVKPLGKPLESRTARNICLLAGGTGLTPCLQILHAIFRHENNDNSHVSCKMIYANQTPDDILCREELETLARAFPTRFQVWYTVDRTTTAMPTSNGSTKEAEETWAYDVGFLNKKMIEKHGLFPGQESSTQFFMCGPPPMIKFACLPALQELGFSEKDWVIF, encoded by the coding sequence GAATTTATTCCCTTGCGTCTCCTCCGCAAGGACATTCTCAGTCACGATACGCGTCGTTTCACCTTTGCTTTGCCCAATCCGAAGGCCGTCCTCGGATTGCCCACCGGACAGCACGTCGTCCTCAAGTGCACGCACCCGGACACGGGCAAGCCCGTACAGCGCTCCTACACACCCGTCACGGATAATAGGGTCCTGGGGGAAATGGCTCTCGTGATTAAAGTCTACCGTCCCAACGATGTTTTTCCGCAAGGGGGCACCATGAGTCAGCACGTGGACGACTTGCGAATCGGCGATGCGGTGCTCGTCAAGGGACCCAAGGGACACTTGAACTTTTACGATCCCACCGTCGCCGCCTTTACCGTCAAACCACTCGGCAAGCCGCTGGAGTCACGGACGGCCCGGAATATTTGCTTGTTGGCCGGGGGAACCGGACTGACGCCCTGTTTGCAAATCTTGCACGCCATTTTTCGACACGAAAATAACGATAATAGTCACGTGTCCTGCAAAATGATCTACGCCAACCAAACACCGGACGATATCCTGTGTCGGGAAGAACTCGAGACACTCGCCCGGGCGTTTCCCACAAGATTCCAAGTGTGGTATACCGTAGATCGGACGACCACGGCTATGCCCACCAGCAACGGGTCAACCAAGGAAGCGGAAGAGACGTGGGCTTACGATGTCGGCTTTCTCAATAAGAAGATGATCGAAAAACACGGACTGTTTCCGGGACAAGAGAGCTCCACGCAATTTTTCATGTGCGGACCACCGCCCATGATCAAGTTTGCCTGTTTGCCGGCCTTACAGGAACTGGGATTCTCGGAAAAGGATTGGGTAATATTCTAG